The Buchnera aphidicola str. APS (Acyrthosiphon pisum) genome has a segment encoding these proteins:
- a CDS encoding flagellar export protein FliJ, whose translation MKHKTFSLLEKIEKKKIEKETIKIKNIYLHKKKHIKQLKLLSGYQQEYLRKIHDKLILGVSVHQWQNYNSFISVLEVIIQDNINTIKKDEKIIQESFKIWSKNQIQGNIWKHLNMIHKRKILRIKKIKDAIINDSHIQLKFFKKV comes from the coding sequence ATGAAACATAAAACATTTTCTCTTTTGGAAAAGATAGAAAAAAAGAAAATAGAAAAAGAAACAATTAAGATTAAAAATATTTATTTGCATAAAAAAAAGCATATCAAACAATTAAAACTACTTAGTGGTTATCAACAAGAATATTTAAGAAAAATACATGATAAATTAATATTAGGTGTGTCGGTACATCAATGGCAAAACTATAATAGTTTTATTTCTGTATTAGAAGTAATTATTCAAGATAATATAAATACAATCAAAAAAGACGAGAAAATAATTCAAGAAAGTTTTAAAATATGGTCGAAAAATCAAATTCAAGGTAATATTTGGAAACATTTAAATATGATACATAAAAGGAAAATATTAAGAATAAAAAAAATAAAGGACGCAATTATCAATGATAGTCATATTCAATTAAAATTTTTTAAAAAGGTGTAG
- a CDS encoding flagellar assembly protein FliH, producing the protein MSNLILEKKWTKWYPENISFKNTKKIKKILCSSNNFKKEDFFIDKKNQKDLTFSKETSEINLTQKKAYETGFQTGLLKGKEENTLLKNKLNDLFLNFENSLAKFENELCSQLLKTVLKISSYVIGKKIDIDKQILLNYIKKIINKEGVFLKKPQFIIHPKNKTLIEDIFKKFLNSHKWTIVCDDGIDLNGCKIKSESVDIDATVDARWQQLCRLIYLEEY; encoded by the coding sequence ATGTCTAATTTAATCTTAGAAAAAAAATGGACGAAATGGTATCCGGAAAATATATCTTTTAAAAATACAAAAAAAATTAAAAAAATTTTATGTTCTTCTAATAATTTTAAAAAAGAAGATTTTTTTATAGATAAAAAAAATCAAAAAGATCTTACTTTTAGCAAAGAAACGTCAGAGATAAATTTAACACAAAAAAAAGCATATGAAACAGGTTTCCAAACAGGACTTCTAAAAGGCAAAGAGGAGAACACTTTGTTGAAAAATAAATTAAATGATTTATTTTTAAATTTTGAAAATTCTCTTGCTAAATTTGAAAATGAACTATGTTCTCAATTACTAAAAACAGTTTTAAAAATTTCATCTTATGTAATTGGGAAAAAAATTGATATAGATAAACAAATTTTATTAAATTACATAAAAAAAATAATTAATAAAGAGGGTGTTTTCTTAAAAAAACCACAGTTTATAATCCATCCTAAAAATAAAACACTAATAGAAGATATTTTTAAAAAATTTTTAAATAGTCACAAATGGACTATAGTTTGTGACGACGGTATAGACTTAAATGGTTGTAAAATTAAATCAGAAAGTGTGGATATAGATGCGACCGTAGATGCTAGATGGCAGCAATTATGTCGTCTTATTTATTTAGAGGAATATTAA
- a CDS encoding FliI/YscN family ATPase: MAAIMSSYLFRGILMNLRFAQFLKNISSFESRIEKLSDIINYGRLVSINGLILEVVGLNTSIGSECLIERTIDGKNANINAEVIGFSGEKTFLLSFEDIHGIFPGARVFSKIASNSNFFIKKLPLGMELLGRVLDGRGQPLDQLPKIDHKYYSTIKNYSINPLNRTPITEVLDTGIRAINGLLTIGRGQKIGIFSSSGIGKSILLGMIARYTQADIIVIALIGERGREVKDFIENILGLAGLSRSVIIAAPADVSPLLKIKAASYATNIAEYFYKNNKHVLLIMDSLTRYAMAQREISLSLGELPVSKGYPSSIFSKIPNLIERTGIFNKNKGSITSFYTVLTEGEDEQDPVSHLARSVLDGHIMLSRYYADLGHYPAIDIESSISRVMPNIINAKQYSQAFYFKKLVASYQRNRDLINIGAYVSGTDVILDHAIKIWPKLEKFLQQEISEKSDYLFSCEALNKIFI, translated from the coding sequence ATGGCAGCAATTATGTCGTCTTATTTATTTAGAGGAATATTAATGAATTTAAGATTTGCTCAATTTTTAAAAAATATTTCTTCTTTTGAAAGTAGAATTGAGAAGCTATCTGATATTATTAATTATGGTCGTCTTGTTAGTATTAATGGATTAATTTTAGAGGTGGTAGGATTGAACACATCTATTGGTTCAGAATGTTTAATTGAAAGAACAATAGATGGTAAAAATGCGAATATTAATGCTGAAGTGATAGGTTTTTCGGGAGAAAAAACTTTTTTATTATCTTTTGAAGACATTCATGGTATTTTTCCCGGAGCACGTGTTTTTTCAAAAATAGCTAGCAATAGCAATTTTTTTATAAAAAAATTGCCATTAGGTATGGAATTACTAGGTAGAGTGTTAGATGGACGAGGTCAACCATTAGATCAATTGCCTAAAATTGATCATAAGTATTATTCTACGATAAAAAATTATAGTATTAATCCATTGAATAGAACTCCAATTACTGAAGTATTAGATACTGGAATACGCGCTATTAATGGACTTTTAACTATTGGAAGAGGTCAAAAAATAGGGATTTTTTCCAGTTCTGGTATTGGTAAAAGCATTTTACTCGGAATGATAGCACGATATACACAAGCTGACATTATTGTTATTGCTTTAATAGGAGAACGAGGTCGAGAAGTAAAAGATTTTATAGAAAATATATTAGGTTTAGCAGGGTTATCACGTTCAGTAATTATCGCCGCTCCTGCAGATGTATCTCCTTTATTAAAAATAAAAGCAGCATCTTATGCTACTAATATTGCAGAATATTTTTATAAAAATAATAAACATGTATTGCTTATTATGGATTCATTGACTCGCTATGCTATGGCACAACGAGAAATTTCATTGTCTCTAGGAGAGCTACCTGTCTCTAAAGGTTATCCATCTTCTATATTTTCAAAAATTCCTAATTTAATAGAAAGAACGGGCATATTTAATAAAAACAAAGGATCTATTACTTCATTTTACACAGTTTTAACTGAAGGTGAAGATGAACAAGATCCAGTTTCACATCTTGCTCGTTCTGTATTAGATGGACATATTATGTTGTCGCGTTATTATGCTGATTTAGGCCATTATCCTGCTATTGATATTGAATCTTCTATTAGTCGTGTTATGCCTAACATTATTAATGCTAAACAATATTCTCAAGCTTTTTATTTTAAAAAACTAGTTGCGTCTTATCAAAGAAATCGAGATTTAATTAATATAGGGGCTTATGTGAGTGGCACTGATGTAATTTTAGATCATGCGATTAAAATTTGGCCAAAATTAGAAAAATTCTTACAGCAAGAAATCTCAGAAAAAAGTGATTATCTTTTTTCTTGTGAAGCATTAAATAAAATATTTATTTAA